The region AGTTAGGAATAGATTATTGTTTATATCGCGAAGAATATAACGATATGAATGTGAGGATATTCGCTAAGTTAATTACTATCATAATATACAGGATCACATAATGCTCAATATATTACTATATTTAAGAGAGATGATGTTGTTATAGAAAAGAatacggggaaaaaaaaaacaaaaaatatgttaaGAAAATAATGGAACATATGCTCAAAATAATAAGTAATAATTAGCTTTGCCAAAGTAAAGTGTTGACAAATAAAATGTACTATACAAACGGAacgaaaagagagaaacaaaagcaaaagaaaaaaaaaaccggatcGTTTCTAAAATTCTTTAAACCCCATATCTGTGTCTTCGCGTCTTCTTCGTTCTAGACTCGATTTAGGTTCCAGTGAAAGATAGAAGAAGCAACTACATGGTGGTAATAAGATTTCAATACAATTCTCACTAATTTTCCAGTGTgcagattatttatttcactattTACATGTTTGGAAGATTGTACCGGTTTGTCGgagtgaaaaatatagttacaTACCTAACATGGTTCAGGGATTTAGAATAATACAGGAATCTTCGAGCCTCGGCTTATGAACAGAACAAAATGCTAAATGCCATGAAGAGGCAGCTGAATGCCACATATGGACTTTTCCGCTCACCAATTCTTGCACATTTCCAAAACGTTCCCAGAAATCTAGTAAAAAGTACGGAGATTAATATTTTGCATGCTTATTCGATATACGTTCACCctttcaaaatatcaattgAAAACACAAATTTGAAAGGAACAGTATCGATTTAGACAAATAATACATACCCCGATTTATTCCTGTCCAATATACTTGGCACAATAGACCTAATGTAAGCGCACGTACAAATCAAAAGTAGAACGACGGTCAGTAGACTCTGAAAATTGAACAGGGCCGACTACCcggaaaatataaattaataggTTAAAATCAAGTGATTTATCGAACGATGATTCACGTCTTATGTCAGATATAACGAAATTCTACTATTCTACACAACAAATACAACGCTTATTCGCAGACGTGACAATTGAGGTTAACTTAGGTTAGGTTCAGAGTTTACAATGTTGTCAATATTTGTGGAATTTCAACATTGAATTGAGCTTTCGTAAATATCGACTTACCATTGTACTCGAGTGTGGTTCACTTCAATTATTTATGCTATGcttcagatatttttataattatcgcAACAAAATCCAACTTCGCAACTGACAGCAGATACATAAAACGATCCACGTTACGCTCTTTGACGTTCACTGCATTTAACTGCAGCCGATAGACACTCCTGCACGTTTGGTGGCCTAACGTAGGGCGCCCGTTATCGcgccaattttttgaatcgatTTCATAATGAGGAAGTCTGTTTCTCTAACCATTTTCGGAAAATGTTCACGATCCATGCATTAGAAATCTTTTGGATACATCTGACGCGTAATATTATATGACAAAATATTGACTAAGCGAATATATAACATCCTGTAATATGGGTAATATGCAGGATTGTCCAGATTCCCAAAATTGCACTTTGGcgggttgaaaatttattcggaAAGGGAAAAATACGTCACATTATTGTACTGATCATTACAATTCTAGGTATGATGATCTAGGTACGTATACAATTCGGTGTAATGCATGAAACCATGTATTCTTGTTACTGAATGTTAGGTCTGAATAAATTGATAGAAGGTATATACTTGAATCATACGAACGTTTCATCGTTCCTAATAAGGACAATAACAATGACAAaataacgatgataataataataataataataataatgttaataatagtaattatacCAATATAATAATTCGACAATATCATGAAATATACATGATTCTTGACATTATCAGTAATGAGCGTACAGGTTGACGACAGCAATTATAGTGCTGTACATCGTGATACTGATACTCGTGACACACAAAAACATAATCGACCATTGAAATGgctgatgtgaaaaaaaaaatatatatctgaAAGttcatattcttttttttcttttagatCTCAAGGAACAAAGATAATCCAGAGCATCGATTATCACTGTGTTTAACTAGTACGGTATAATTGCAGCTGATGTGATAGGtggaatattaaatttcataagTGAAATCAGGTCAAGGATGCGCCAAATATGTTTCAGCCTAGACGTATATCATTTCCAAATGCAAGGCCACAATTGAGTaaggtgaaataatttataacttaATGATTGATACAGAATGCAATATAtcgatatttaaaatataaataaacaaaaataggaCTCATCGAGATAGTGTAACAGAACTCGGCTCCGGTTTCGATATAAGTATAACATTGcacatattttttgattagtattatatgtatatgtatatgtatatatatattatcagctaatcaatataattaatatataaaaaaataattataatacatcgacattatacctgtataggtatatatcgACAAAATCACCGGCGAGAATGGgacatatttaatttcacaGTGCTCTGTACTTctttatacgaatattttttataatttacgtGGCTCCATAAGTATATTATCAGATACTTACACTGATAGTTTAGCTACCAATTTAATACTGAAATgcagagaaataaaaaaaatattctcacacGAAATTATGCATCGAATATACATGCGATACGATCCAATTCAGCTTCTTCACCTGAAGTATCTAATTATAATGTAACGCGTCTGTAGTCTGCAATTACATTGCCAAAACATTTATCAAATTCCTCATCAACCTATCATCCGGGCCATGATAATTTATCAGGCGCTTTACATAAAGTTCTTGCAAGAAAAAATCCACAAACATGCGTTGAATACTTTTACATGAACATACGGGAAACGATACTCATGCATCATAGaatattacaatttcaattGCATAACAGAGACCATATTTACATTTCACAAAGCTTTTCTCATTAGTTACCATAATGACAACGCGTCCTAGATAATGTACCAATCATGCCTGCGTCACTTTTGGCGACACATGTCTCAATCACAcaataattgcaaaaaacgAAATTAGTCAAAGCTACAGGGATTTTGGAAAAAGCAAGTTCCACGGCACCAGCCTTGTGATATTATGAGATGAATCATAACTGTTGGCACAACGAGGCGACGTACCAACTGAACTAACATAAACAGTCGTTGGATATTTGATGCAACTTTTCAaagtttgtataaaaatagtaatataAATTCACAGGAGCCAGCTCCTTACAAATTTCCATCAATTTCACTTCCATTTTCACTTACTTCCTTTTTCGATGCAATGATATTTTCCCACTGTGCTATCAAAGCACTCCGTCGTCGAGGGTTGGCCTGAAAAATGCAACAAATTAATAATCACCCACCATAAAAGTATACAAAAGATAAACGAtactgtaaataatttatgcaaATAAGAATGGTATCTTCTTACCTTGTGCTTTCCCTTGAATTCTTTTTCCGGTTCATCTTCATTCAACGTATTGGAAGATGTTCCGCTCCGCAGCGAGCTTGTCCCATCATAAATGTCTGAGTCACTGTCGTTAACAATATCAAGGAGGTTCGGTTGCGATTTTGCCAGCATTTGAGATCTCATTAATCTGTAACATTATAAATGTGTTTTATTAATAAAGCTATGCTTCCATCAACAATCACAACTCTTTTCCTATTTTAGTTAACATTACATCCAAGTATAATAGATTTTTATAGTACCATAATCTTAGGATATAAATGTGCATGATAGCAAAGAAGAGTAAGTTTTAATgcttcattttttgatttgacCTGGATTATTTATTCTGACGATAAGATATGGAAGCGAATCGAATCACTTTCAATCAGGAGGCACTTGCTCTGGTAAAAAACgtttttaacaaaaatgtGTAACCGAACCTCAGCTCATTTTCACgttctttcatttcattcaattctttttgaattttttcctcaaccgGAACGTAGCCTTTTCTGACAGGTGGTTTTTTTGGCTCATCATCTggctcaatttcaatttccagGCCCACGTTGAACGGCTTAATACTCAATGGATTAGCGTTAACGTTGTTTGGCGTAGTCTTCAACGGAGAAAAATCAGTGATCACAGGCTTCGGCTTGTAGATCTTTCCTCTGGTGGCCAAAAATCTTTGCATCAAACCTTTTTGTGTTTGATTAGTAGCAAAACGAACTGGAGTCGGCGTAGATCTAGCTGATATCACACCGTTAGTCATTTTTGGAGATAAGTTAGTCGTGTGAGATGATTGATTCACTGATTCTAAAATTTGTGGAGTGGACGTAGTTCTCTTCAATTTTCCTGAGGCGAGAGCCAGTGGCATTCGACGTACCtaataaacagaaaaattcTCATACCATTCACCGTTCATTAATTCGCTGCTAATTTAAATCGAcatcatttttatcaatacAATTATACCTTACAAGCGAGAAACAGTTTAATACCTCGCAGATTGGGTATGTCATAAAATTCATGTACGTTTGCTACATACCTACAAATTACTTGGCTCAAAATCCGATTCATAGataaagatttgaaaaaatggaataaaattaataatatgataagaaaaaacgaaacactTTGGTTATAGAGATCTTATCTTATCGATGGATACCACGAGTGTTCTTTGAACATATTAAATACCTTAGCGTCTACAGTCTCAAGGGAAATTGTCTTTATGCTTCCCACGTTCCGTAACTCGTACTCTCTCTCCGTAACttcttcgatttctttttgAATTCTGTCTGTTGCTTTTTGAAGCTGTTCTACTTTCTGTTCACcctgaaaattcaattcactGTTATACGCAGATTATCAACTTTGTCaagctattttatttttcatttcttttttttttgtcacaaaGATTACAACTGACTTAGTTGCTTATTGTTAGTGTAGCAGCTATTTCGTTTATTACGATTATCCGAAATTCCATAATGTTCACTTGCGACTCGTCATAAAACGAAAGAGCAATTATTTCCAATATCCATTTCTTGATTCacttcaaaatattcaaataacaGCATTTTATTACGGGCAATAAACGTTGCCATAGTACGATATTTTGTGAGTTTGCACATATATTACTTTTTCAAAGAAAGCTTCAAATAAAAGTCGATACATTGTCCATTATGTATGGTATTTTTACGACAGCGTACATTGTCGTTTGATGACGCACGAATGTATACTAAACTTGTAGCCTTCGCCACATGCAGGTAAGGTGGTTAAATCtatcgtaaaatttcaataaggACAAACATTTTCTGAACAGTTTTATGACAGGTATGAAACCCATTCGATTTAGCGTTGTAAAAGCAGAATATAATGGGAAAGTTGACCGTATGGAAGTAAaaggggaaaagaaaagaaattggcAGGACATAGATGAACGGGGTCTTCGAGGTGTAAACGCTGATCAGCGATTTAATTACGAgttagaaagaaaaacgaaccAATTGTACAAAATAACGTTAAAAACACACTGAATCGAGACGATGAAACAGCACATGAATCGGCGActcgcagaattttttttaaactgttcGGCTACACATGGGATATATTGTATatgatatacgtatagtaATACTGCATTAATGGCACCTTCGCTTCCGCATTTGTGTGGATCGAGCATATGCAAGTTTTAaacgtaaaaagaaaaacgattttaaTAACCGATCGAAACTTTGAACATGACTCGCGGTGCGGCGTTAAATTAAATCCAGTATCTTACAGGATTATTGCTATGTAAAATTACTAGACGACGCGCACAGCCCGACGGTGGAATGCGACGAGATGCGGTTCTCAGCGGCAGATAACTGTAAGGCTGCTTGTTTCCTTTCTAAAAAAATGGGGCATGGACCCTTCCTTGCTGGCAATACGATGAGGCATCTGTCGTTCGAAGGCCAATTAAAATGCTTCCAAACCACT is a window of Neodiprion fabricii isolate iyNeoFabr1 chromosome 6, iyNeoFabr1.1, whole genome shotgun sequence DNA encoding:
- the LOC124185311 gene encoding protein kish-A, with product MSALFNFQSLLTVVLLLICTCAYIRSIVPSILDRNKSGFLGTFWKCARIGERKSPYVAFSCLFMAFSILFCS
- the LOC124185306 gene encoding uncharacterized protein LOC124185306 isoform X1, which codes for MKCLESLVKILGLLNGRAALPCDKTDRDTREELAGIMYEMGCKANVCVTCADGRLKTGPAAIQIRVEQHGEQKVEQLQKATDRIQKEIEEVTEREYELRNVGSIKTISLETVDAKVRRMPLALASGKLKRTTSTPQILESVNQSSHTTNLSPKMTNGVISARSTPTPVRFATNQTQKGLMQRFLATRGKIYKPKPVITDFSPLKTTPNNVNANPLSIKPFNVGLEIEIEPDDEPKKPPVRKGYVPVEEKIQKELNEMKERENELRLMRSQMLAKSQPNLLDIVNDSDSDIYDGTSSLRSGTSSNTLNEDEPEKEFKGKHKANPRRRSALIAQWENIIASKKEVSENGSEIDGNL
- the LOC124185306 gene encoding uncharacterized protein LOC124185306 isoform X3, giving the protein MAGEQKVEQLQKATDRIQKEIEEVTEREYELRNVGSIKTISLETVDAKVRRMPLALASGKLKRTTSTPQILESVNQSSHTTNLSPKMTNGVISARSTPTPVRFATNQTQKGLMQRFLATRGKIYKPKPVITDFSPLKTTPNNVNANPLSIKPFNVGLEIEIEPDDEPKKPPVRKGYVPVEEKIQKELNEMKERENELRLMRSQMLAKSQPNLLDIVNDSDSDIYDGTSSLRSGTSSNTLNEDEPEKEFKGKHKANPRRRSALIAQWENIIASKKEVSENGSEIDGNL
- the LOC124185306 gene encoding uncharacterized protein LOC124185306 isoform X4 encodes the protein MPLALASGKLKRTTSTPQILESVNQSSHTTNLSPKMTNGVISARSTPTPVRFATNQTQKGLMQRFLATRGKIYKPKPVITDFSPLKTTPNNVNANPLSIKPFNVGLEIEIEPDDEPKKPPVRKGYVPVEEKIQKELNEMKERENELRLMRSQMLAKSQPNLLDIVNDSDSDIYDGTSSLRSGTSSNTLNEDEPEKEFKGKHKANPRRRSALIAQWENIIASKKEVSENGSEIDGNL
- the LOC124185306 gene encoding uncharacterized protein LOC124185306 isoform X2; translation: MEFRIIGEQKVEQLQKATDRIQKEIEEVTEREYELRNVGSIKTISLETVDAKVRRMPLALASGKLKRTTSTPQILESVNQSSHTTNLSPKMTNGVISARSTPTPVRFATNQTQKGLMQRFLATRGKIYKPKPVITDFSPLKTTPNNVNANPLSIKPFNVGLEIEIEPDDEPKKPPVRKGYVPVEEKIQKELNEMKERENELRLMRSQMLAKSQPNLLDIVNDSDSDIYDGTSSLRSGTSSNTLNEDEPEKEFKGKHKANPRRRSALIAQWENIIASKKEVSENGSEIDGNL